In one Ananas comosus cultivar F153 linkage group 12, ASM154086v1, whole genome shotgun sequence genomic region, the following are encoded:
- the LOC109717921 gene encoding uncharacterized protein LOC109717921: MGDEQGHVASSPPFFCGSPPSRASNPLVHDPRFGELEPPAHHLPAQTGSKSRSGCGARVKSGFEPAVVRVEGFDCLDRRADARGRGHGPGIAAVA; this comes from the coding sequence GGCGATGAGCAGGGCCACGTGGCGTCATCCCCGCCGTTCTTTTGCGGGTCCCCGCCGAGCCGCGCGTCCAACCCGCTGGTCCACGACCCCCGGTTCGGCGAGCTCGAGCCGCCGGCTCACCACCTACCGGCCCAGACCGGTTCGAAAAGCCGGTCGGGCTGCGGCGCCCGGGTCAAGTCCGGGTTCGAGCCGGCCGTGGTTCGGGTCGAGGGTTTTGACTGCCTCGATCGCCGCGCCGACGCGCGCGGCCGCGGCCACGGCCCCGGGATCGCCGCAGTGGCGTAG